Proteins encoded by one window of Coregonus clupeaformis isolate EN_2021a unplaced genomic scaffold, ASM2061545v1 scaf0055, whole genome shotgun sequence:
- the LOC121556432 gene encoding DNA-directed RNA polymerases I, II, and III subunit RPABC4: protein MDAQKDVQPPKQQPMIYICGECHTENEIKARDPIRCRECGYRIMYKKRTKRLVVFDAR from the exons ATGGATGCTCAAAAAGACGTGCAACCTCCCAAGCAACAGCCTATGATCTACATATGTGGGG AATGCCACACTGAAAATGAAATTAAGGCTCGTGATCCAATCAGATGCAGAGAGTGTGGATACAGAATCATGTACAAGAAGAGAACGAAGAGAT TGGTCGTGTTTGACGCGCGGTGA